The following are encoded together in the Osmerus eperlanus chromosome 18, fOsmEpe2.1, whole genome shotgun sequence genome:
- the grk3 gene encoding LOW QUALITY PROTEIN: beta-adrenergic receptor kinase 2 (The sequence of the model RefSeq protein was modified relative to this genomic sequence to represent the inferred CDS: deleted 1 base in 1 codon): MADLEAVLADVSYLMAMEKSKSTPAARASKKIILPEPSIRSVMQKYLEERDELTFDKIFNQKIGFLLFKDFCMTEIDEAVPQLKFYEEIRDYEKLDSEEERLCRSRQIYDGYIMKELLSCSHVRTHTHTRAHTHTPGPQHLPQGLVSSCHRRRHGDRNRCAANGCGLKTLFPMLIWRVSRSLPLSVSLSPPPPQPANILLDEHGHVRISDLGLACDFSKKKPHASVGTHGYMAPEVLQKGTAYDSSADWFSLGCMLFKLLRGHSPFRQHKTKDKHEIDRMTLTMNVELPDSFSVELKGLLEGLLQRDVAKRLGCLGRGAPEVKEHLFFKGIDWQQVYLQKYSPPLIPPRGEVNAADAFDIGSFDEEDTKGIKLLDSDQELYKNFPLVISERWQQEVAETVYEAVNSDTDKNEARKRAKNKQLGHEEDYALGKDCIMHGYMLKLGNPFLTQWQRRYFYLFPNRVEWRGEGESRDKWLKTLRRHVPTQNLLTMEQIVTVEETQIKDKKCILLRIKGGKQFVLQCESDPEFVQWKKELTEAFTEAQKLLRRAPKVIGKGRAAVVELSKPPLTHRNSNGL; this comes from the exons ATGGCGGACCTCGAAGCAGTTCTCGCCGATGTCAGCTATTTGATGGCGATGGAGAAGAGCAAATCTACTCCAGCGGCCCGGGCGAGTAAGAAAATCATCCTCCCTGAGCCCAG CATTCGCAGTGTGATGCAGAAGTACCtcgaggagagggatgagctgACGTTCGACAAAATCTTCAACCAGAAGATCG GCTTCCTGCTGTTTAAGGACTTCTGTATGACCGAGATAgacgaggccgtgcctcagctCAAGTTCTACGAAGAG ATTAGGGACTATGAGAAGCTGGACTCGGAGGAGGAGCGGTTGTGTCGCAGCAGACAGATCTACGACGGTTACATCATGAAGGAGCTGCTGTCCTGTTCAcatgtgagaacacacacacacacgcgtgcacacacacacacaccggggccGCAGCACCTACCCCAAGGGCTCGTCTCCTCGTGTCATCGCCGTCGTCACGGTGACAG AAACCGCTGCGCGGCGAATGGCTGCGGTTTGAAAACGCTGTTTCCGATGCTCATCTGGCGtgtctctcgctcgcttcctctctctgtctctctctctcctcctcctcctcagcccgcCAACATCTTATTGGACGAGCACGGTCACGTGCGCATCTCTGACCTGGGTCTGGCCTGCGACTTCTCCAAGAAGAAACCGCACGCCAGCGT CGGTACCCACGGTTACATGGCTCCGGAGGTGCTGCAGAAGGGGACGGCGTACGACAGCAGCGCCGACTGG TTCTCCCTGGGCTGCATGCTGTTCAAACTGCTACGAGG gcacAGTCCCTTCAGACAGCACAAGACCAAAGACAAACACGAAATCGACCGAATGACCCTCACCATG aATGTGGAGCTACCGGACTCCTTCTCCGTGGAGCTGAAAGGTCTACTGGAGGGCCTGCTGCAGAGAGATGTCGCCAAGAGGCTGGGCTGTCTGGGACGAgg ggcaccaGAGGTGAAGGAGCATCTATTCTTCAAAGGCATCGATTGGCAACAGGTGTATCTCCAGAAG tactctcctcccctcattccTCCCAGAGGAGAGGTGAACGCCGCCGACGCCTTCGACATCGGCTCCTTCGACGAGGAGGACACCAAGGGGATCAAG ctgctggACAGTGATCAGGAGCTGTATAAGAACTTCCCCCTGGTCATCTCGGAGCGCTGGCAGCAGGAGGTGGCAGAGACCGTCTACGAGGCCGTCAACTCGGACACGGACAAGAACGAGGCCCGCAAGAGAGCCAAGAATAAACAGCTGGGCCAcgaggagg actacgCCCTGGGGAAGGACTGCATCATGCACGGCTACATGCTGAAGCTGGGGAACCCCTTCCTCACCCAGTGGCAGCGGCGCTACTTCTACCTGTTCCCCAAccgggtggagtggaggggagagggcgagTCTCGG GACAAATGGCTAAAAACCTTAAGGCGGCACGTGCCCACG CAAAACCTGCTGACCATGGAGCAGATCGTCACGGTGGAGGAGACGCAGATCAAGGACAAGAAGTGCATCCTGCTGCGCATCAAGGGCGGGAAGCAGTTTGTGCTGCAGTGCGAG agCGACCCGGAGTTCGTGCAGTGGAAGAAGGAGCTGACAGAGGCCTTCACCGAGGCCCAGAAGCTGCTGCGCCGGGCGCCCAAGGTCATCGGCAAGGGCCGTGCGGCCGTGGTGGAGCTCTCcaaaccccccctcacacaccgcAACAGCAACggcctgtga
- the cryba4 gene encoding beta-crystallin A4 — MTHHCTKFSGHWKIIVYDEECFQGRRHEFTSECCNVMEFGFESVRSLRVESGAWVGYEHASYQGQQFVLERGEYPQCDAYGGSNAYHIERMTSFRPIACANHRECRMTIYERENFMARKGELSDDYPSLQAMGWCNNEVGSLRVQSGAFVCYQYPGYRGYQYIMECDRHCGEYKHFREFGSHSQTPQIQSIRRIQQ; from the exons ATGACTCACCACTGCACCAAGTTCTCCGGACACTGGAAG ATCATCGTCTACGACGAGGAGTGCTTCCAGGGCCGTCGCCACGAGTTCACCTCCGAGTGCTGCAACGTGATGGAGTTCGGCTTTGAGAGCGTGCGCTCTCTCCGGGTGGAGAGTGGAGC CTGGGTGGGTTATGAGCATGCCTCTTACCAGGGCCAGCAgtttgtgctggagagaggagagtaccCTCAGTGTGACGCTTATGGAGGTAGCAACGCCTATCACATTGAGAGGATGACCTCTTTCAGACCCATTGCCTGTGCC aacCACAGGGAGTGTCGCATGACCATCTACGAGCGTGAGAACTTCATGGCCCGTAAGGGGGAGCTGAGCGACGactacccctccctccaggccatGGGCTGGTGCAACAACGAAGTGGGCTCCCTCAGGGTCCAGTCTGGAGC ATTCGTGTGCTACCAGTATCCTGGCTACCGTGGATACCAGTACATCATGGAGTGCGACCGCCACTGCGGCGAGTACAAACACTTCAGGGAGTTTGGTTCCCACTCCCAGACCCCTCAGATCCAGTCCATCCGCCGCATTCAGCAGTAA